The genome window TGCATAAAATCTACCGAATTCTTGTGATTAATAATTCTTGTGATTAATCCGGGCTCCACGTCAACCAAAGTGGGGCTTTTTGAAAATGACACATTAATTTGGGAAGAAACACTGGCTCACAACCGCGAAGAGCTCAAACAATTTGGTGCCATTTGGGAGCAACTGGATTTTCGCAAAAAATCCGTACTGGATTTGGTGCGCCGGAAAAATCTGAATGTGAAATCCTTGAGCGCCGTGGTGGGCCGCGGCGGGTTGCTGCGTTCACTGACGGGCGGAACCTACCGCGTTACGTCGCAGATGATCGCCGATGCCCGTGCGGGATTGCAGGGAGAGCATGCCTCTAATCTGGGCTGCGCGCTGGCAGACTTTGTTGCGGAGCAGGCGGGGTGTCCCGCTTTTGTGGTGGACCCGATTTCGGTGGATGAATTTGAGCCTTTGGCGCGCTATTCCGGGCATCCGCTGCTGGAGCGGAAAAGTCTGGCGCACACGCTGAACATTCACGCGGTGAGCCGCTGGGTGGCGCAGGAAATGAAAATCCCCTTTGAAAAAAGCCGGTTTGTCGTAGCCCATCTGGGTGGGGGGATTTCCGTGGCCCCGGTTAAGGGCGGCCGGATTGTGGACGTGAACGATGCCTCCAGCGCCGGGCCGTTTAGCCCGGAACGTACGGGCACGCTCCCCTTGCAGGGATTTATTACGCTTTGTTTTTCGGGAGATTACACGGAAAAGCAGATGCGCCGGTTGGTGATGGGCGAGGGCGGGCTGGTGGCGTATCTGGGAACCAATGATGCCCGGGAGGTGGAAAACCGA of Calditrichota bacterium contains these proteins:
- the buk gene encoding butyrate kinase encodes the protein MILVINPGSTSTKVGLFENDTLIWEETLAHNREELKQFGAIWEQLDFRKKSVLDLVRRKNLNVKSLSAVVGRGGLLRSLTGGTYRVTSQMIADARAGLQGEHASNLGCALADFVAEQAGCPAFVVDPISVDEFEPLARYSGHPLLERKSLAHTLNIHAVSRWVAQEMKIPFEKSRFVVAHLGGGISVAPVKGGRIVDVNDASSAGPFSPERTGTLPLQGFITLCFSGDYTEKQMRRLVMGEGGLVAYLGTNDAREVENRIEAGDAKAAEIYEAMAYQIAKEIGAMATVLNGQLDAVILTGGLAQSKRLTDWIEGRVKFLAPVKRVPGEFEMTAMAQGALRVLQGEEEAREY